A window of Maioricimonas rarisocia genomic DNA:
GCTCGTCTTTCGGAATGTCGATGCCGGACAATTCGCACACGCCGGGAAACTCTTCGGCATGGACGGACTTCCGCAGCAGCAGGCTGCCGTGCTGCAGGATCGCTCCCCGCCGGCGCCGCTGGGCACTGCCGAGGACCTTGTGGCCATCCATCACCACATCGCGCGAATCCCCGCGGCCGAAGCAGAGGAAAAGGTGTTCGACCTCGTCAATCTTCTCACCGCGCATCGCGGACGGGACGCCGAAGTCGGCCAGCACGTCGATGATCGCTGCGTGGACCTGCTCGTAAAGCCTCGTGGGGTCCTCCGCGAGCGGGTGCTGCGGACCGATCGTGCAGGAGTACGTCAGCTCGTGATGGTGGAGAATCGCACCACCGCCGGAGAGCCGTCGCACGAGAGGCAACGTCCCGAAGCGGTCCCGATCGTGGGCGCGGGACTTCTGAAAGTATCCCAGCGAGACGGTCGCCTCCTGCCAGCGATACCACCGCAGCGTGACGTCAGTTCCGGACCGGGCCGATTCCAGCAGCGTTTCGTCGACAGCCATGTTCCAGGAACCGGAACCGGCGGTGTCATCGATAAGCAGTCGGCAACGCATGGAAGGCACAGGCGAATCAATCAATCGTTCAGGCATGGGGTCCAGGTGAGCAACGGTTTGCGGCCCGCAGCAACTTCATCGGGACGGCTGACCGGCGTACTGTGAGGGGCCTGGTGCAGCATCTCCGGATCCTCGGACGCAATCGCGTGCAGCGCCTCGGAGAACGCGTCGAGTGTTTCCTTCGACTCGGTCTCCGTCGGCTCGATCATCAGCGCTTCGGCGACGACCAGCGGGAAGTAGACCGTCGGTGCATGAAAACCGTAGTCGAGTAGCCGCTTGGCAATGTCCATCGCCGTCACGCCGCGCTCGTCCTTCTGCAGCTTCCCGGACGAAACGAATTCGTGCATGCACCGCTCGCCCTGGGGCACGGGCAGGATGTCCTTGAGCTTCTCGCGAAGGTAGTTCGCGTTGAGGACCGCGTTCTCCGAAACGGCTCGCAGTCCGTCGGCACCGAGCGTCCGCAGGTAAAAGTAGCCCCGCAGGAGAATCCCCACGTTTCCGAAGAACGACCGCATCCGACCGATCGAGTTGGGCGGGTCGGCCAGTCGATAGGTGACCGATCCATCCTCGGCAGTGTCCTTACGAACGACCGGCCCGGGCAGGTAATCCTCGAGAAAGGACCGGACGGCAATCGGACCGGCTCCCGGTCCTCCGGCACCGTGCGGGCCGGTGAACGTCTTGTGCACGTTGTAGTGCATCATGTCGCCGCCAAAGTCGCCCGGACGGGTGATCCCGAGAATGGCGTTCATGTTGGCGCCGTCAATGTAGACCAGTCCCCCGGCGTCATGAATCATGCCCGCGATGCGGGCAATGTCCCGCTCGAACAGTCCGAGCGTGTTCGGATTCGTAATCATGAAGACCGCGGTCGAGTCGTCGAGATGCGACTGCAGGTCGTCCGGATCGACCAGACCGTTCGATGAGGCTTGCAGCTGCACGCAGTCGAAACCGGCGAGCGCGGCACTGGCCGGGTTGGTGCCGTGAGCACTGCTCGGAAAGATGACCTTCGTCCGCTTTTCACCCCGATCGCGGAAGTAGGCCGCAGCGACGAGCAGGGCCGTGAACTCGCCCTGAGCTCCCGCGGCCGGCTGCAGCGAGACGGCCGGCAGGCCGGCGATTTCGCCGAGCATCTCCTGCATCTCGTACAGGATCTGCAGCATTCCCTGCGAGTCTTCCTCACGCTGATAGGGATGCAGGTTCCCCAGCCCGTCCAAGGCGGCGAGCCGCTCGTGCCGCTTGGGATTGTACTTCATCGTACAGCTCCCCAGCGGATAGAAGTGCGTGTCGACGGAGAAGTTCTTCGTCGAGAGATTGACGAAGTGCCGGACCACGTCGGATTCGGTCAGTTCCGGCATCGACGGAGCTGATTCTGCACGAAACTGCGACGGGATCAGTTCGTCGAGTGACTGCTCGGGGACGTCGCTGTCCGGCCACTGAGTCGCGCGGCGACCCGGGACGGAAAGCTCGAACAGGAGTTTGGTGGCGAGTTCGTTCTTCATGGTCGATTGAGGCGCAGACGGTGTGGGGCCCGGCGACCGGGCCGATTGTCGATTCGTGGGGGAAAGATACTGCGGGCGGACGTTCCGCAGGCAAGTCAGAAGTCGCGCACCGCGTCCCGCAGCGCATCGATCTCGTCCCGACTGCGGCACTCGGTCACTGCAACCAGCACACCCTGGGATCGGACGGACGGGTCGATGGAATCGAACTGTCTCAGCAACGGTCCGATATCGAAACCGGCTTCGCGGGCGGCATCGGTGAAGCGCTCGACACCCTTCTCGACACGCAGCACGAACTCCTTGAAGAACGGCTGCGGAAACATCAGTTCCACGCCATCCAGCGCGGTCAGCTGCTCGGCCGCGTAATGGGCCTTGCGGCAGGACAGTTCGGCGACCCGGTTCAGGCCGTCCGCGCCCAGCAGCGACATGTACACAGTCGCCCGCAATGCCAGCAGTCCCTGATTCGTACAGATGTTACTGGTTGCCTTCTCGCGACGTATGTGCTGTTCGCGCGTCTGAAGTCCCAGCACGAAGCATCGCTTGCCGTTGCGGTCGGTCGCCAGACTCACGATCCGTCCGGGAATCTTCCGCACGTATTCCTTGCGGCAGGCCAGGATGCCCAGGTACGGGCCGCCGTACTGCAGGGGGATTCCCAGCGGCTGACCTTCGGCGACGACAATGTCGACGCCCAGATTGCCCGGCCGTTCGAGCATTCCCAGCGAGATCGGGTCGACGGAAACAACTGACAGAGCGCCCACCTGATGCGCCAGTTCAGACAGTTCCCGGACGTCTTCGAGACAACCGAAGAAGTTCGGCTGCTGCACGACCAGGCAGGCCGTTTTCTCGTCGAGTTGCTCTTTCACCAGATTGAGGTCAGCGCCGCCATCCTGGCAAGGGATTTCCACGATCTCGCACGGGAGGAGATCGGTGTAGGTGTGCAGCACCTGCCGGAATTCCGGATGGACCGTGCCGAGCACGACGACGCGCTGGTGGCGGTTGGTTACCCGCATCGCCATGAAGGCGGCTTCGCTGACGGCGGTCCCCCCTTCGTACAGACTGGCATTGGAGACATCCATGCCGGTCAGCTGGCAGATCAGCGTCTGAAACTCGAAGAACGCCTGCAGCGACCCCTGACTGGCTTCAGCCTGGTACGGGGTATAGGCGGTGTAGAACTCGCCGCGAGAGGCAATCTCGTCGACGACGGAGGGGACGAAGTGGTCGTAGGCGCCTCCCCCGAGAAAACAGCTGCGGCTGCTGGCGGTGACATTCCGGCCGGCCAGGTCGCGAACGTGCTGTTCGAGCTCGAGTTCCGATTTCGGCGCGGGCAGATCGAGCTTTCGATCGAGCCGCAACGACTCGGGAATCTGCTCGAGCAGATCCTCGACCGAGCCGACGCCGATCGCAGCAAGCATTTCCTCCGTCTGCTGCGGTGTGTTGAACAGATACGACACGAAGTTCCTCACGTGGCTGAAGCAGGTGGGCGTTTCATCCCTGAGATTTACAGAACTCTTCGTAGGCGATCGC
This region includes:
- a CDS encoding lipoate--protein ligase family protein, which codes for MRCRLLIDDTAGSGSWNMAVDETLLESARSGTDVTLRWYRWQEATVSLGYFQKSRAHDRDRFGTLPLVRRLSGGGAILHHHELTYSCTIGPQHPLAEDPTRLYEQVHAAIIDVLADFGVPSAMRGEKIDEVEHLFLCFGRGDSRDVVMDGHKVLGSAQRRRRGAILQHGSLLLRKSVHAEEFPGVCELSGIDIPKDELLPALATRVSESLATSIEPGTLTDQEQALAEELEEHKYRLLDWSAPRPALAHNVAPR
- the gcvPB gene encoding aminomethyl-transferring glycine dehydrogenase subunit GcvPB, producing MKNELATKLLFELSVPGRRATQWPDSDVPEQSLDELIPSQFRAESAPSMPELTESDVVRHFVNLSTKNFSVDTHFYPLGSCTMKYNPKRHERLAALDGLGNLHPYQREEDSQGMLQILYEMQEMLGEIAGLPAVSLQPAAGAQGEFTALLVAAAYFRDRGEKRTKVIFPSSAHGTNPASAALAGFDCVQLQASSNGLVDPDDLQSHLDDSTAVFMITNPNTLGLFERDIARIAGMIHDAGGLVYIDGANMNAILGITRPGDFGGDMMHYNVHKTFTGPHGAGGPGAGPIAVRSFLEDYLPGPVVRKDTAEDGSVTYRLADPPNSIGRMRSFFGNVGILLRGYFYLRTLGADGLRAVSENAVLNANYLREKLKDILPVPQGERCMHEFVSSGKLQKDERGVTAMDIAKRLLDYGFHAPTVYFPLVVAEALMIEPTETESKETLDAFSEALHAIASEDPEMLHQAPHSTPVSRPDEVAAGRKPLLTWTPCLND
- the gcvPA gene encoding aminomethyl-transferring glycine dehydrogenase subunit GcvPA, which translates into the protein MSYLFNTPQQTEEMLAAIGVGSVEDLLEQIPESLRLDRKLDLPAPKSELELEQHVRDLAGRNVTASSRSCFLGGGAYDHFVPSVVDEIASRGEFYTAYTPYQAEASQGSLQAFFEFQTLICQLTGMDVSNASLYEGGTAVSEAAFMAMRVTNRHQRVVVLGTVHPEFRQVLHTYTDLLPCEIVEIPCQDGGADLNLVKEQLDEKTACLVVQQPNFFGCLEDVRELSELAHQVGALSVVSVDPISLGMLERPGNLGVDIVVAEGQPLGIPLQYGGPYLGILACRKEYVRKIPGRIVSLATDRNGKRCFVLGLQTREQHIRREKATSNICTNQGLLALRATVYMSLLGADGLNRVAELSCRKAHYAAEQLTALDGVELMFPQPFFKEFVLRVEKGVERFTDAAREAGFDIGPLLRQFDSIDPSVRSQGVLVAVTECRSRDEIDALRDAVRDF